In Cupriavidus sp. EM10, the genomic window GGCGCTGACCGCCTACTTCGTCGGCAAGCCCGTGCTGGTGATGACCGAGGAAGACTTCGAGTGTGAGGGCGGCAGCATGTTCTGCCTGAGCATCCGCGAGCACCAGGTGTCGTTCCGCATCAATCTCGATGCCATCGCGCGCAGCGGCATCCATGTTCATCCAGGCGTGCTGCAACTGGGACGCCGCAAGGCGCCGGCATCATGAACTTGCCCGGCCGCCGCAGCATCGCCCGCCCTGCCCCTTCGGCGCCTTCGGCCCCTCCGGCCCAGCCTGGCCGGCCGGCGCCGGGCGGCCACGCGCGGCCGACGCTGTATGGCGCACTGCGCCGCATCCACCTGAGCGTGGCGCTGATCGCCGTGCTGACGGCCGGCATTTCGCTGACGTTCCTGGGCCTGACGGCCCTGCGCGCCTATGCCGATCACAACCTGCGGCTGGTGGCGCGGTCGATTGCCTACACGGTCGAGGCGCCGGTGGTGTTCCGCGACGACGCGGCCGCCGCCGACACGCTGTCGGCCATCGCCGGCGCCGAGGACCTGGCCGCCGTCACGGTCTTCGATCGCGACGACCAGCCGCTGGCATCGTGGCAGCGGCCCGGCAAGGACCGCTTTCCGGCCCTGCGCGCGCTGGCGGGCGACCTGCTGACGTCGGGGCCGGTCAACCAGCCGGTCATCCACGAATCCCAGCAGGTGGGCAGCGTGCGCGTCACCGGCGACCCCATCGCCCTGCTCCACTTCCTGCTGCAAGGGGCGCTGGGGCTGGTGGCCTGCCTGCTGCTGACGGCCGTGGGCGCCCATTACATGTCCAGCCGGATGCTGGCCAATATCGTCGATCCGCTACGCAACCTGATGCGCGTGGCCCACGCCGTGCGGTCCGAACGCGCGTTCGGCCAGCGCATGCCGCCGGCGCGTATCGAGGAACTGAATGCGTTGTCCGAGGACTTCAATGTGCTGCTGGACGAACTGGAGGCGTGGCAGAAGCAGCTGCAGCACGAGAACCGTTCGCTGGCGCACCGCGCGACACATGACAGCCTGACAGGATTGCTCAACCGCGCCGCTTTCACCGAGGCGCTCGACCTGGCCGTACGCGCTGCGGCGGCCTGCAACCAGTACGCCGCCGTGCTCTATCTGGACAGTGACGATTTCAAGGGCATCAACGACCGCCACGGCCACGCCGCCGGCGACGCCGTGCTGGTCGGCATCGCCGACCGGATCCGCGCCTGCCTGCGCGACACCGACTGCGTGGCCCGCCTGGGCGGCGACGAATTCGCCGTACTGATCGCCGCGCTGCGCCAGCCCGAAGATGCCGTGCGCATCGCCGAAGGCATCCTCGACGCCATGACCACCCCGCTGGGCCTGCCCGACGGCGGTTCGATCGTGGCGCCGCTCAGCATCGGCGTGGCCGTGTACCCGCTGCATGCCCGCAACGGCACGGCCCTGCTGCACGCCGCCGACGCCGCGATGTATGGCGCCAAGCGCCAGTCGGGCGCCACCTGGCGCAGCGCCGAGGCCGCTCCACCGGAATCCCGCGTCTAGCTGCCCGGTATGCCGGAATTCGACGCCGCCCGCCGCCCCCACCTGCGCAAAGCCGCGGCGGCGATGCTGGCGGCGGTTGCGGCGGCGTGCCTGACACTTGGCGGCTGCGCCAGCGCGCCCCCGCCGGGCAAGCTCACGCCCGCCCAGGTGGAGGTGCTGAAGAGCCAGGGATTCACGTTGACCGACAGCGGCTGGGAACTGGGCCTGCCGTACAAGGTGCTGTTCGGCTTCGACGAGGACGTGATCGCCCCGGAGCGCCAGACCACCCTGCTGCGCATCGGCCGCCTGCTGCATGAAGCCGGCATCGAAACGCTGCGCATCGACGGCCATACCGACGACGCCGGCACCGTCGAATACAACCTGCTGCTATCCCGCCGCCGCGCCGAAGCCGTAGCCAGCGTGCTGTCCGCCTGCGGCTTCCCGCGCGATCACCTCGAAGTGCGCGGCCTGGGCAAAGGCCGCCCCGTTGCCGACAACCGCACCGCCGCCGGCCGGGCCGAGAATCGGCGGGTTGCCATTATTGTGTCGGTGGATTAGTCAGGGCGTCACGCTCGTCAAACCAGGGCGGACGCGGCAGGCCAGCCAATCGGGCGTAGCCCCTCCATCACCGTCCGCTTTTCACCGTTTATTGAAGCTGATTCTGACGTTGCACATATCACTTTCAGCTTTATACGATTCCCAGTCCCTTTCGCGCTTGAGACGATCCGTTGTCTTGAGCGCGCCAGCGCCCAAGACCGACCGAAAACACTTCTCTTGGGACTATCCACGATGGCGGAAGCATTCGAGGGCGGCGGGACAGCGATAGCGGGCCGTCAGGCCTACCACCTGGAAGTGCTCGGCGCGCCAAGCGCGGCCGGCCTGTCCGTGGTGTCATTCGAGGCCGTGGAACGCCTCGGCGAGCCCTACAGCGTCAAGGTCAAACTCACCCATCCGACAGAGTTGGACCGGATGGAGTACCTGCGCCACGACGCCACATTCTCGATCGATCCGGGCGACGGATCGGAGCCGCGCCAGTTCTCGGGCTGCATCTTCCGCTTATCGAAGACCCGGCAGACCCGCGACTTCTGCGCCTACGAGATCGAAATACGGCCCCGGGTCGCACTGCTCGCGCTGACCAGGGCGAGCCGCGTCTACCAGAAGAAAACAGCACCGCAAATCATCGAAGCCATCCTGCGCCGCCACGGGCTGGAAGGACACCAGTTCTCCTTCAAGGTCCGGCGCCAGTATCCCGCGCACGACTTCCGACTGCAGTATCAGATGTCGGACTGGGACTATATCCGGCTGCTCATGGAGCAGGAGGGGCTGTACAGCTACTTCCTGCCCGGCCGGTTCGGCACGATCTTCGGCGATATCTTTCAGGTATCCGACGACATCGACCACTACATCTACCAGCCGGAATTGCGCGTGCCCTACCGGGAAACGGCTGGCCTGGAATCAGGCGTCGAGACGGTGTCTGGCATCCAGACGCACGTGCACACCGTGCCCGAGTCGTTCCGGACGGCTGACTACAACCCCGCCGATTCCTACGAGCGCAAGTCGGGCGAAGCCAACGTCGCCCGCAAGGAGAAAGGCAACTACGGCCAGCCTTACGTCTATGGAACCCATCACCTGGACGTGGCCGGTGCCAAATGGGAAGCGCAGCTGCGCCACGAGGCGGCGCTGGCCGCACAGTTGGTCTACGAAGGCCAGAGCAACGTCCTGGACCTGCGACCGGCGCGCATCCTGCGCATGGACCTCACGCTGCCCGATGCCCCAAACGGCCAGGTGGTCACGGAGGTCACGCACTCCGGCGGCCGCGATCAAACCTACCGCAATACCTACAAAGCCATTCCTTCGGACCGCCGCTTCCGGCTACCGATCGACGAAAGCAAGTGGCCGCGCATCGCCGGGACGCTCAGCGGCCGGATCACGTCGCCCGGTGCCTACAAGTACGCCTACCTGACGCAGCAAGGCCTGTACGTCGTGCGGCTGGACCTGGACTTCGACACCTGGCCCAAAGGCGGCGAGAGCGTGCCGATGCGCCTGGCCAAGCCGTTCGCCGGCGCCCGCCAGACTGGCTTCCACTTCCCGCTGATCGACGGCACCGAGGTCGCCATCGCCTTCCGCGACGGCGATCCAAACAAACCCTATATCGCCCACGCCCACCATCACAGCCAGCACGAGGATCTGATCACCAGCCAGGACCGCTGGCTGTCGCGCAACGTCATCCGCACCCAGGCCAACAACAAGCTGCGGTTCGAGGACTGGGAAGGGCAGGAAGGCGTCAAGCTGTCGACGGAGTATGGCGGGAAGAGCCAGCTGAACCTGGGGTATCTGGTCGATGGAAAGAAGAAGAAGCGTGGTGATGGATTTGAGTTGCGGACGTCTGGGTGGGGGCGATTCGGGGTGGCAAGGGCTTGCTCATCTCGGCGGATGATCAGCCGAATGCCGCAGGCGACCAATTGGCGATGGAGGCAGCCAGGGCGCTCCTGACCAACGCCCTGGCGCAAATGCAACGACTCAACGAATGTGCGTCTGCCGCCAGAGTCCAACTCGCGGACGTCGAGCGGCAACGCGATTTGATGGAAGAACGGCTATTGGGACTGCAGCAGGCCGTTATTCTCGCAAGCGCCCCCGCGGGCATCGCACTCGCGACGGCGCAGAGCATTCAGCTTGCAGCCGAGGGCAATGTCATCGCATCGGCGCGCTCAAACCTGGATATTGGCGCCGGAAACCACATCACCATTGCAGCAGGACAAGGTGCCTCGATCTTTGCGCAGGACAAAGGCATCAAGCTGGTAGCGGCCAAGGCGGACTTCTCTGCAGCCGCCCATTCAGGCGTCATGCAACTCGTGTCCTCCAAGGATCTTGGTCTGTCCAGTGTGAATGGCAGACTCAATGCCGTGTCGGCTGAAGCGCTGACCCTTTCCAGTCAAGGCGCGTATATCAAGCTTGACGGGGGCAATATTGAATTGGGGTGCCCTGGCAGCATTACGCTGAAGACCAGCAACTTCACCTGGCACGGACCGGCGAGCCTGAGTCCCCCATTGCCTGAACTGCCGGTCGGCGCCTGCCGCCAGTGCCTGCTCGACGCGCACACGGGGGTCGAAGCAATGACCGAGAAGGCTTGAACATGGATACGACCGTACAACGGCCGGCCGCGGCGCAGTCGGCATCCACCTGGGCAGCTTTCGAATCCCGCATCCATGCGACCCATGAAAAGCTCAGGCAATCCAGTGAAGCTGCATCCCTTTTCGCACTGGTTGACACGCGGGGACATCCAGAATTGCGCGCGGCCTTGACACGTCTCGAGTCTGTCCCGTTCGCCGCCCTGTGGGACGGCACCGATCTGGCGGAACATCAGGACATATCGCCGCTGCTGATCGATATTGATCTCGATGCGGAAGATTCCGGTGGCGCGCTGGCACTCCTCAAACGCCTCTGGCAATTTTCGGAGCGTGGATTCATGGTGACGTGGATCTGGTCTGCCTACGAACTGGCAGACATAGCCGAGCATCTTCGTAAATATTGCGAATACACACTGCCGGACCGGCGTACGTTCTACCTGCACTTCTATGACAACCGCATACTGGAGCGGTTACGCATGGTGTGGTCACCCGAGAAGTGGGTCGGCATCGCAGGCTTTGCAGACGAAATGTGGTATCGGCGGCGTTCCGGCGAATCTGCGGTCTGGAGCCGCGATGCCACTGCAGTCCATGCGGAGAAGTGCCTGCCGTCGGCTATCACCCACGAGGAGCATCTGGCTCTGATCGCCTTGGGGTATGTCGACAAGCTGGCGATGCAACTACGGGAGCTCTACGGCCCTTGCCTCGAACACCTTTCGCCGGATCAACTTTATCTTGCCATCGAGGCGCAGGTGGAGAGGGCCACATCACACGGTGTCAAGGACGAAGCCGACATGCTGCGCTACGTGGCTAAAGGTCTGCTAATTGGCCCCCGGTTCGACGAACAGCCGGAGATCCACAACGGCCTGCGGTCGGCGCGACGCGGCGCTGTGCCGTTTGCGCAAGTCTTGTCCAAGGTTGACGCCACCATGGATGATGACCATATCGGCAAGGAGGCTCGCGCATGAATAGAAAGCTGATGAGCGTGTTGCTTATGGCCTCGGTGCTCGTCACCGGATGCGATGCGTTTTCCTCCGCGCCGACCTATGGCGGATTGAGCATCGCGGGGTTCAACTACACGCCGTATAACCTCGATCGTTTCGTTGTTACCGACAAATATGGCAATCGCGCGAGCGGCGGCGGCGATCTCATGCCTGGCGCGGGGGAAGGCAGGCTCAGTTGCTGCTACAAGCTGAAGGGGACTGAATTCACGGTGAAGTGGGAGGTCTACGACGCGGACGAAGCCATTCGCTCGATTGATGCTCGCCAGCCGATCAAGACAATACAAAAATCCGCGCAGGTTCATTTCCCCCCAACCAAGGTCAAGGGCGACCTTGGCGAGCGCGTGCTCGGCCTGCATTTCTACCCCGACGATCATGTCGAATTCGAGTTTCGGACCGATCTTGGTGGTTCGCGAATACTGTATGTCGACGTATGGGATTGGTTGCGCAAGACCCACAGAGCACTCATCAATCCGGACAACGAAGACGAAACCAGCGTTGTGTTTCGCAGGACGGCGCGTCTGGCTGCCAACGGATGGGTGAAATATCGCTTTACCGATACCAACGACCTGCAGCAGTACGTCTACTACACCCTGCTGAACCCGAACTTCGATCAGCATCCCGCGATCCAGAGGATCATCGCCGAGTCCAGGGACAAGCCCGGCGCCTTCGGCGCGGCCATGGCGGAACTTCCCACGCCGATCGTGGAAGCCCTCAAACAAGGCAACTCCGCAAATTCTGAACAGCGAGCAACCCATGGCTGAACTCAAGATGAAAGCAAGAGCGCTGATCGTATTGCTCGCTGCCTCGGTGCTCATCACAGGATGCGATGCGTTTTCCTCTGCGCCGACCTATGGCGGACTGAGCGTCGCGGGGTTCAACTACACGCCGTATAACCTCGATCGCTTCGTTATCACCGACAAGTATGGCAACAGTGCGAGCGGGGGCGGCGATCTCATGCCCGGCGCGGGGGAAGGCAGGCTCAGTTGCTGCTACAAGCTGAAGGGGACCGAGTTCACGGTGAAGTGGGAGGTCTATGACGCGGACGAAGCCATCAAGGACTTATACGCGCCGATCAAGAAGCTACACAAGGAAACGACAATCCATTTCCCTCCCACCAAGGTCAAGGGCGACCTTGGCGAGCGCGTGCTCGGCCTGCATTTCTACCCCGACGATCATGTCGAATTCGAGTTTCGGACCGATCTCAGGGGATCGCGGATTCGCTATGTGGACGTATGGAGCTGGTTGCGCAAGACCCACAGAGCACTCATCAATCCGGACAACGAAGACGAAACCAGCGTTGTGTTTCGCAGGACGGCGCGTCTAGCTGCCAACGGATGGGTGAAATATCGCTTTACCGATACCAACGACCTGCAGCAGTACGTCTACTACACCTTGCTGAATCCGAGCTTCGATCAGCACCCCGCGATCCAGAAGATCATCGCCGAGACCAGGGACAAGCCCGGCGCCTTCGGCGCGGCCATGGCGGAACTTCCCACGCCGATCGTGGAAGCCCTCAAACAAGGCAGCGCAGTAAATCCGGAACAGCGAGCAACCCATGGCTGAAATCAAAATGAAAGCAAGAATGCTGAGCGTGTTGCTCGCTGCCTCGGTGCTCGTCACCGGATGCGATGCGTTTTCCTCCGCGCCGACCTATGGCGGATTGAGCATCGCGGGTTTCAACTACACACCGTATAACCTGAGTCGCTTCGTTATCACCGACAAGTATGGCAATCGCGCGAGCGGCGGCGGCGATCTCATGCCTGGCGCGGGGGAAGGCAGGCTCAGTTGCTGCTACAAGCTGAAGGGGACGGAATTCACGGTGAAGTGGGAGGTCTACGACGCGGACGAAGCCATTCGCTCGATTGATGCTCGCCAGCCGATCAAGACAATACAAAAATCCGCGCAGATTCATTTCCCCCCAACCAAGGTCAAGGGCGGACTTGGCGAACGCGTGCTCGGCTTGCACTTCTACCCCGACGATCATGTCGAATTCGAGTTCCGCACGGATCTGGGCGGCACGCGGATCTTTTACTCCGACATCGACTCATGGTTGGTCAAGAAACAGGGAAAAACCTTCAATGACACCATGGAGGACGCGGTCGCATTCCGTCGAACGGCAAGGATCGCTGCGGAAGGCTGGAAAAAGTACCGGTTCACCAATACGCAGGACCTGGAGCAGTACGTCTACTACACCTTGCTGAACCCGAACTTCGATCAGCATCCCGCGATCCAGAAGATCATCGCCGAGACCAGGGACAAGCCCGGCGCCTTCGGCGCGGCCATGGTGGAACTGCCCATATCGATCGTGGAAGCCCTCAAACAAGGCCACTCAGTAAATTCTGAACAGCGAGCAACCCATGGCTGAACTCAAAATACAAGCAAGAATGCTGAGCGTATTGCTCGCTGCCTCGGTGCTCGTCACCGGATGCGATGCACTTTCCTCCGCGCCAACCTATAGCGGACTGAGCGTCGCGGGGTTCAACTACACGCCGTATAACCTCGATCGTTTCGTTGTTACCGACAAGTACGGCAATCGTGCGAGTGGAGGCGGCGATCTTATGCCCGGCGCGGGGGAAGGCAGGCTCAGCTGCTGCTACAAGCTGAAGGGGACGGAATTTACGGTTACGTGGAACGTCGTCGATCAGGACGAGTTTCTGAAGGATCCATATGGGCCACTCCCGGAAATTCACAAGACTGCCCACGTGCATTTCCCTCCCACCAAGATCAAAGGCGACCTTGGCGAGCGCGTGCTCGGTCTGCATTTCTACCCCGACGATCATGTGGAATTTGAGTTCCGAACGGATCTGGGCGGCACGCGGATCTTCTACTCGACCATTGATTCGTGGTTGCTCAAAAAGCAGGGGAAGACCTTCAAGGACACCATGGAGGACTGGGTCGCGTTCCGCCGAACGGCAAGAATCGCTAGTGAAGGCTGGACGAAATATCGGCTCACCGATACGCAGGACCTCCAGCAGTATGTCTACTACACCCTGCTGGTGAATCCGAACTTCGATCAGCACCCCGCGATCCAGAAGATCATCGCCGAGACCAGCGACAAGCCTGGAGCTTTCGGTGCGGCCATGGCGAACCTTCCCGAGCCGATGGTCGAAGCATTGAGGCGCAAAAAATTCGAGCCAACCGCGACGGAAGAGAACCATGGCTGAACCCACTCAACTCGATCCCGCAGACCGCACCCCCACAGGGTACTTGACGGCATGCTCGACACCCATAAGCCATACAAGCGCGACGAGTGCATCCCTTGCGGTGCCGTCATCAAGATGGGGTTCTTCTTCGACGGTTTCGGACGTAACCGTGACCAGGACGATCCAAATACCTCCCGCTATTCGAATATCTGCCGCCTTTGGGAAGCGCATCGGGACAATCGAGACCGACGCCGCAAGGATATGCCTAACCAGTTCTGGTACCCGTTCTATTACTCCGGTCTGGGCACGCCGCTGAACAAGGAAGCCGAGAACAACGAGATCGTGTCGGCGGCTGCCAAGGCGGCCACCTCGGCTGCGAAGCTGGCCGCCAAGGCGGCCGAGGATAGCGCCAAGAAGGTGACCGGCGTGTCCGCAGTGCTCGAC contains:
- a CDS encoding DUF3304 domain-containing protein, giving the protein MNRKLMSVLLMASVLVTGCDAFSSAPTYGGLSIAGFNYTPYNLDRFVVTDKYGNRASGGGDLMPGAGEGRLSCCYKLKGTEFTVKWEVYDADEAIRSIDARQPIKTIQKSAQVHFPPTKVKGDLGERVLGLHFYPDDHVEFEFRTDLGGSRILYVDVWDWLRKTHRALINPDNEDETSVVFRRTARLAANGWVKYRFTDTNDLQQYVYYTLLNPNFDQHPAIQRIIAESRDKPGAFGAAMAELPTPIVEALKQGNSANSEQRATHG
- a CDS encoding DUF4123 domain-containing protein, coding for MDTTVQRPAAAQSASTWAAFESRIHATHEKLRQSSEAASLFALVDTRGHPELRAALTRLESVPFAALWDGTDLAEHQDISPLLIDIDLDAEDSGGALALLKRLWQFSERGFMVTWIWSAYELADIAEHLRKYCEYTLPDRRTFYLHFYDNRILERLRMVWSPEKWVGIAGFADEMWYRRRSGESAVWSRDATAVHAEKCLPSAITHEEHLALIALGYVDKLAMQLRELYGPCLEHLSPDQLYLAIEAQVERATSHGVKDEADMLRYVAKGLLIGPRFDEQPEIHNGLRSARRGAVPFAQVLSKVDATMDDDHIGKEARA
- a CDS encoding DUF3304 domain-containing protein, with the protein product MAELKMKARALIVLLAASVLITGCDAFSSAPTYGGLSVAGFNYTPYNLDRFVITDKYGNSASGGGDLMPGAGEGRLSCCYKLKGTEFTVKWEVYDADEAIKDLYAPIKKLHKETTIHFPPTKVKGDLGERVLGLHFYPDDHVEFEFRTDLRGSRIRYVDVWSWLRKTHRALINPDNEDETSVVFRRTARLAANGWVKYRFTDTNDLQQYVYYTLLNPSFDQHPAIQKIIAETRDKPGAFGAAMAELPTPIVEALKQGSAVNPEQRATHG
- a CDS encoding diguanylate cyclase domain-containing protein, which gives rise to MNLPGRRSIARPAPSAPSAPPAQPGRPAPGGHARPTLYGALRRIHLSVALIAVLTAGISLTFLGLTALRAYADHNLRLVARSIAYTVEAPVVFRDDAAAADTLSAIAGAEDLAAVTVFDRDDQPLASWQRPGKDRFPALRALAGDLLTSGPVNQPVIHESQQVGSVRVTGDPIALLHFLLQGALGLVACLLLTAVGAHYMSSRMLANIVDPLRNLMRVAHAVRSERAFGQRMPPARIEELNALSEDFNVLLDELEAWQKQLQHENRSLAHRATHDSLTGLLNRAAFTEALDLAVRAAAACNQYAAVLYLDSDDFKGINDRHGHAAGDAVLVGIADRIRACLRDTDCVARLGGDEFAVLIAALRQPEDAVRIAEGILDAMTTPLGLPDGGSIVAPLSIGVAVYPLHARNGTALLHAADAAMYGAKRQSGATWRSAEAAPPESRV
- a CDS encoding DUF3304 domain-containing protein, translating into MAEIKMKARMLSVLLAASVLVTGCDAFSSAPTYGGLSIAGFNYTPYNLSRFVITDKYGNRASGGGDLMPGAGEGRLSCCYKLKGTEFTVKWEVYDADEAIRSIDARQPIKTIQKSAQIHFPPTKVKGGLGERVLGLHFYPDDHVEFEFRTDLGGTRIFYSDIDSWLVKKQGKTFNDTMEDAVAFRRTARIAAEGWKKYRFTNTQDLEQYVYYTLLNPNFDQHPAIQKIIAETRDKPGAFGAAMVELPISIVEALKQGHSVNSEQRATHG
- a CDS encoding DUF3304 domain-containing protein; protein product: MAELKIQARMLSVLLAASVLVTGCDALSSAPTYSGLSVAGFNYTPYNLDRFVVTDKYGNRASGGGDLMPGAGEGRLSCCYKLKGTEFTVTWNVVDQDEFLKDPYGPLPEIHKTAHVHFPPTKIKGDLGERVLGLHFYPDDHVEFEFRTDLGGTRIFYSTIDSWLLKKQGKTFKDTMEDWVAFRRTARIASEGWTKYRLTDTQDLQQYVYYTLLVNPNFDQHPAIQKIIAETSDKPGAFGAAMANLPEPMVEALRRKKFEPTATEENHG
- a CDS encoding OmpA family protein yields the protein MPEFDAARRPHLRKAAAAMLAAVAAACLTLGGCASAPPPGKLTPAQVEVLKSQGFTLTDSGWELGLPYKVLFGFDEDVIAPERQTTLLRIGRLLHEAGIETLRIDGHTDDAGTVEYNLLLSRRRAEAVASVLSACGFPRDHLEVRGLGKGRPVADNRTAAGRAENRRVAIIVSVD